In one Zobellia galactanivorans genomic region, the following are encoded:
- a CDS encoding NAD-dependent epimerase/dehydratase family protein, whose translation MQKSILIIGACGQIGTELTLALRDKHGKENVIASDIREGSENLMDSGPFEVLDATDYDALEEIVAYYEISEVYLMAAMLSATAEKFPMRAWNLNMNSLFNVLNLGKEKKVDKIFWPSSIAVFGPNTPKEHTLQSTIMEPSTVYGISKQSGERWCEYYHHKFGVDVRSIRYPGLISWKTMPGGGTTDYAVEIYHKALSEGTYTCFLKEDTELPMMFMDDAIRATLQLMEVDKENVKVRASYNLAAMSFTPAQIAEQIKKHIKDFKISYKPDFRQAIADSWPSSIDDSKARTDWGWQARFDLENTTKEMLENLAP comes from the coding sequence ATGCAAAAATCCATTCTAATCATAGGTGCTTGTGGTCAAATAGGCACAGAGCTCACATTGGCCCTTCGTGACAAACACGGTAAGGAAAACGTGATTGCCAGTGACATTCGCGAGGGAAGCGAAAACCTTATGGATTCTGGGCCTTTCGAGGTTTTGGACGCTACCGATTACGACGCCCTTGAAGAAATTGTGGCCTATTACGAAATCAGCGAGGTCTACTTGATGGCGGCCATGTTGAGCGCCACCGCGGAAAAATTTCCGATGCGCGCCTGGAACCTGAACATGAATTCGCTTTTTAACGTACTCAACTTAGGTAAGGAGAAGAAAGTTGACAAAATATTCTGGCCTTCAAGTATTGCCGTTTTCGGACCGAATACCCCAAAGGAACATACCTTACAAAGCACCATAATGGAACCCAGTACCGTATACGGCATTAGCAAACAATCAGGTGAACGCTGGTGTGAATACTACCATCATAAATTTGGGGTCGATGTACGAAGTATACGTTATCCCGGACTTATCAGTTGGAAGACCATGCCCGGAGGAGGTACCACCGATTATGCGGTGGAAATTTACCATAAGGCCTTGTCGGAAGGTACATATACCTGTTTTTTAAAGGAAGATACCGAATTGCCCATGATGTTTATGGACGATGCCATAAGGGCCACACTACAACTCATGGAAGTCGATAAGGAAAACGTAAAGGTGCGCGCTTCATACAATTTAGCGGCCATGAGCTTTACCCCTGCTCAAATTGCGGAGCAAATTAAAAAGCACATCAAGGATTTCAAAATATCGTATAAGCCCGATTTTCGCCAGGCGATCGCCGATTCATGGCCCAGTAGCATTGACGATTCAAAAGCCCGTACCGATTGGGGCTGGCAAGCCCGTTTCGATCTTGAAAACACTACGAAAGAAATGTTGGAAAATTTGGCTCCCTAA
- a CDS encoding esterase-like activity of phytase family protein yields the protein MKKLLIFMVGLCLLNSCDHIDDFIGGGPTTPVEVSPVEVLETNTQYPLPYSVLSTINNTVEIRNGGFGSGATSHPTKGNEFYAITDRGPNTDYLDGKKFPVASYTPRIGHYRVTESGKIELLEEILLKDPSGQLISGIPNPEGKGATGEIPYDADGNAIAFDDFGLDSEGIVALKDGTFWVSDEYGPHIVHYNANGVQLERISPIGVNEDTGDRKLPAVFAKRRANRGMEGLAVTPDEKTLVGIMQSTMYNPEKIQSNITRIVTFDLETGYTRQYVYVQETANLSNSEITAISNTEFLVVERDGKFAGAGAAQKHIYKINLAGATDISGSNPKNELGLMVGDKTIEQSTAEELAEANIVPVQKELVVDLVAEFGYRHDKLEGIWLVDDNTLGFINDDDFTVSDNDGDGVIEQKILPGSTDIDASSLYLVKANF from the coding sequence ATGAAAAAACTATTGATTTTCATGGTAGGCCTATGCCTACTAAATTCTTGTGACCACATTGACGACTTTATAGGTGGCGGACCCACCACGCCAGTTGAAGTATCCCCGGTGGAAGTCCTTGAAACAAACACCCAATACCCACTACCCTACAGCGTTCTATCCACTATAAACAATACGGTCGAAATTAGAAACGGAGGTTTCGGTTCCGGAGCTACCTCCCACCCTACCAAAGGCAACGAATTCTACGCTATAACCGACCGCGGACCGAATACCGATTATTTGGATGGAAAAAAATTTCCAGTAGCCTCATATACCCCCCGTATCGGCCATTATAGGGTAACCGAATCTGGAAAAATCGAACTGTTGGAGGAAATTCTTTTAAAAGACCCTTCCGGCCAGTTAATTTCAGGAATACCCAATCCGGAAGGAAAAGGAGCCACGGGGGAAATTCCTTACGATGCCGATGGAAATGCCATTGCCTTCGATGATTTCGGATTAGATTCCGAAGGTATCGTTGCCCTAAAAGACGGCACGTTTTGGGTCTCCGACGAATACGGGCCACATATTGTCCATTATAATGCCAATGGCGTTCAATTGGAAAGGATATCCCCAATAGGTGTAAACGAAGATACGGGCGACCGAAAACTGCCTGCTGTCTTTGCCAAAAGAAGGGCGAACAGAGGAATGGAAGGTCTTGCCGTTACTCCAGATGAAAAGACTTTGGTAGGCATTATGCAATCGACCATGTACAATCCTGAAAAAATACAATCGAATATTACCCGTATCGTAACATTCGACTTGGAAACAGGCTACACCAGACAGTACGTGTATGTTCAAGAAACGGCCAATCTTTCAAACTCTGAAATTACGGCAATCTCCAACACCGAGTTTTTAGTGGTTGAACGTGACGGCAAATTTGCAGGAGCAGGTGCCGCACAAAAACATATTTACAAAATCAACTTGGCAGGGGCCACCGATATAAGTGGTAGCAACCCAAAAAATGAACTCGGTCTAATGGTCGGAGACAAAACCATTGAACAATCTACAGCCGAAGAATTGGCCGAGGCAAACATTGTGCCCGTTCAGAAAGAACTTGTAGTTGATTTGGTAGCCGAATTCGGATATCGCCACGACAAACTAGAAGGTATCTGGCTTGTTGACGACAATACGCTTGGTTTTATAAACGATGATGATTTTACCGTTTCCGACAATGATGGGGATGGCGTTATAGAACAGAAAATACTTCCGGGCAGTACCGATATAGATGCCAGTTCACTTTACTTGGTCAAGGCAAATTTCTAA
- a CDS encoding SDR family oxidoreductase encodes MNNTIAIMGCGWLGLPLAKTFITKGYRVKGSTTSESKLDALSGQGIEAFQISLSETAITGDIHSFLSDADTLILNVPPKLRGGNSENYVQKMKLVRDAIIASTIKNVIFVSSTSVYGDIDGEVTEKTPPQPSTESGRQLLECERLFQNEEEFKTTVIRFGGLIGPNRHPVTMLSKRKNLKNGKAPINLIHLNDCIEIIVQIVTKNWWSELFNAVFPYHPTKIEYYTLQALQNKIQPPEYDSNTNEKGKLIHSRTLTNVKKFKFTTTL; translated from the coding sequence TTGAATAATACCATAGCCATTATGGGCTGCGGCTGGCTCGGCCTGCCCTTGGCCAAAACCTTTATAACTAAAGGGTATCGCGTAAAGGGAAGCACCACTTCGGAAAGCAAGCTCGACGCCTTATCCGGCCAAGGAATCGAGGCTTTTCAGATTTCTCTTTCCGAGACCGCAATCACCGGGGACATCCATTCGTTTTTAAGCGATGCCGATACGCTCATCTTGAACGTCCCCCCTAAACTTCGGGGCGGCAATAGCGAAAACTACGTTCAAAAAATGAAGTTGGTACGCGATGCCATCATAGCCTCGACCATCAAAAATGTTATTTTCGTGAGCAGCACCTCGGTATATGGCGATATAGATGGTGAAGTAACCGAAAAGACCCCTCCCCAACCTTCCACCGAATCGGGCCGACAGCTCTTGGAGTGCGAACGGCTGTTTCAAAACGAGGAAGAATTCAAGACCACGGTCATCAGGTTCGGAGGTTTGATCGGGCCAAATAGGCATCCGGTCACCATGCTTTCCAAACGAAAAAACTTAAAGAACGGCAAGGCCCCTATCAACCTCATCCATTTAAACGATTGCATAGAAATCATCGTTCAAATAGTTACGAAAAATTGGTGGTCGGAATTGTTCAATGCCGTCTTCCCGTATCACCCTACAAAAATTGAGTACTATACCTTACAAGCACTCCAAAACAAAATTCAACCACCTGAATATGACAGCAATACAAACGAAAAAGGAAAGCTAATTCACTCGCGAACCCTTACAAATGTTAAGAAATTCAAATTTACGACAACGTTGTAG
- a CDS encoding M20/M25/M40 family metallo-hydrolase — MRKFPATLSFLLLVAAIYWGFHTSMPVYQEDSSTAASAFSTDRALKHVKKLSQEPHAVGFPGHKKVQDYIVSELEKMGLQTSLQTDYAVGDWGNMSKPENIIARIKGTENGKALLLLSHYDSHPHSALGASDAGSGVATILEGLRAFLSEKQKPKNDIIILFTDGEELGLNGADLFVNRHEWAKDVGLVLNFEARGSGGPSYTFIETNRGNQHLIREFIKANPKYPMANSLYYSIYKMLPNDTDLTVFREDRDIQGFNFAFIDDHFDYHTAQDAYERLDKKTLAHQGSYLAPLLEHFSQTDLSQLQSPNDYVYFNMPLFGVVSYPFDWIWPMFLLAILSFIGLLIYGFRKGALTLKGVFAGFVPLLLSVITNGLVGYFSWPALKWAYPEYKDMLHGFTYNGYAYIFAFACLAIAICFGIYHKFKKLTTADLLVAPLVLWLIICGLMAQYLPGASFFTIPVFALLAASYVGINQKAPDVLPLLFLSLPALWLYTPLVKGFPVGLGLKMLVGCTLLVTLTFFLLLPLFARYRHKKKWAYLALLVFIGAMAYAHIHSGFNTENGKPSSLVYILDTDSQTAQWASYDQVPITWNQTFLGEGNNSIEKLNQHTIGSKYNTVFTRSTNAPLKTIEGPNIETLKDTLIGNDRKLILCVTPQRHVNRLDVFTKTTNLKKVKVNQLELSPFYLNQRKSTKLVTHYITDDAYTELEITIPKDSVLELTFYEASNDLLTHPLFEVPERPENSIPMPFVLNDAIITTKTIKFE, encoded by the coding sequence ATGAGAAAATTCCCCGCCACCCTCTCCTTTCTACTTCTGGTCGCCGCCATCTATTGGGGGTTTCACACTTCAATGCCGGTTTACCAAGAAGATAGTTCCACAGCGGCATCGGCCTTTTCTACCGATCGCGCATTAAAACACGTAAAAAAACTATCCCAAGAGCCCCATGCCGTGGGTTTTCCCGGGCATAAAAAGGTCCAGGACTACATCGTTTCCGAATTGGAAAAAATGGGATTGCAAACTTCCCTGCAAACCGATTATGCGGTCGGCGACTGGGGGAACATGAGCAAACCCGAAAACATTATCGCCAGAATAAAGGGAACCGAGAACGGTAAGGCCTTACTTCTACTTTCGCACTATGACAGCCATCCACACTCCGCTTTGGGCGCCAGTGATGCCGGTAGCGGCGTGGCAACCATTCTAGAAGGGCTACGCGCCTTTCTATCGGAAAAGCAAAAACCCAAAAACGACATCATCATATTGTTCACCGATGGGGAAGAACTGGGTTTGAACGGAGCCGACCTCTTCGTCAACCGGCACGAATGGGCCAAAGATGTGGGCCTTGTACTCAATTTCGAGGCCAGGGGAAGCGGAGGGCCAAGCTATACCTTTATTGAAACCAATAGGGGCAACCAACATTTAATACGTGAGTTTATCAAGGCCAACCCCAAATACCCCATGGCAAACTCCCTATATTACAGCATCTATAAAATGCTTCCGAACGATACCGATCTGACCGTTTTTAGGGAAGACCGCGATATCCAAGGGTTCAACTTTGCCTTTATCGACGATCACTTTGATTATCACACCGCCCAAGATGCCTACGAACGCCTGGACAAAAAAACATTGGCCCACCAAGGTAGTTACCTAGCCCCCTTACTAGAGCATTTTAGCCAAACCGACCTCAGCCAACTGCAAAGTCCCAATGACTACGTTTACTTTAACATGCCCCTTTTCGGTGTTGTTTCCTATCCCTTTGATTGGATTTGGCCCATGTTCCTATTGGCCATTCTTTCCTTTATTGGTCTTCTAATATATGGGTTTAGAAAAGGGGCCTTGACACTGAAGGGAGTTTTTGCCGGTTTTGTCCCCTTGCTTCTTTCCGTTATTACCAATGGCCTCGTCGGGTATTTCAGTTGGCCCGCGTTAAAATGGGCCTACCCCGAATACAAGGACATGCTGCACGGCTTTACGTATAACGGCTACGCCTATATTTTTGCCTTTGCCTGTCTTGCCATAGCCATTTGTTTTGGCATTTATCATAAGTTCAAGAAGTTAACAACGGCCGATTTGCTCGTGGCCCCTTTAGTGCTATGGTTGATAATCTGTGGGCTTATGGCCCAGTATTTACCAGGGGCAAGCTTTTTTACCATACCCGTATTCGCCCTTCTTGCCGCGAGCTATGTAGGCATAAACCAAAAGGCTCCCGATGTGCTGCCCTTGCTGTTTTTAAGTTTACCGGCCCTATGGCTGTACACCCCCTTGGTCAAAGGTTTCCCTGTGGGACTAGGCCTTAAGATGTTGGTCGGCTGTACCTTATTGGTCACGCTTACCTTCTTTCTCTTGCTACCGCTATTTGCTAGGTACCGACATAAAAAGAAATGGGCTTATTTGGCACTGCTCGTTTTTATCGGTGCCATGGCCTACGCCCATATACACTCAGGCTTCAATACCGAAAACGGTAAACCGAGCAGTCTGGTCTACATTCTAGATACGGATAGCCAAACGGCCCAATGGGCCAGTTACGACCAAGTACCCATTACGTGGAACCAAACTTTTTTAGGGGAAGGCAACAACAGTATCGAAAAGCTGAACCAACATACCATCGGCAGTAAGTACAACACCGTATTCACGCGGTCTACAAATGCCCCTTTGAAAACTATCGAAGGCCCGAACATAGAAACCTTAAAAGACACGCTCATCGGAAACGACCGAAAGCTAATACTATGCGTTACCCCGCAACGCCACGTAAACCGGCTTGATGTTTTTACCAAAACCACGAATTTAAAAAAGGTAAAGGTCAATCAACTTGAGCTATCCCCTTTTTATCTCAACCAACGGAAATCGACAAAGCTGGTTACCCATTACATCACTGACGACGCCTATACCGAACTTGAAATCACCATCCCAAAAGACAGTGTTCTCGAGCTTACATTTTACGAAGCGTCAAACGACCTTCTGACCCACCCGCTCTTTGAAGTACCGGAACGGCCCGAAAACAGTATCCCTATGCCCTTTGTACTCAATGACGCCATCATAACCACAAAAACAATCAAATTTGAATAA
- a CDS encoding CBS domain-containing protein: MGIKSFQGPRAKVDVKKEYDAPILVSDYMTKKLVTFKPDQSILEVMELFTKHNISGGPVMDDNGFLVGIISEADCMKQISESRYFNQPILDKSVEKFMTKEVETIPHDISIFDAASIFDKHNRRRLPVMKDGILVGQISRKDIVIAALKLTGHNW; the protein is encoded by the coding sequence ATGGGAATAAAAAGTTTTCAAGGCCCTCGGGCAAAAGTCGATGTCAAGAAAGAGTATGACGCGCCCATATTGGTTTCAGACTACATGACCAAGAAACTGGTGACATTTAAGCCTGATCAGTCTATTCTAGAGGTTATGGAGCTGTTTACCAAGCACAACATCTCGGGTGGTCCCGTCATGGATGACAATGGTTTTTTGGTTGGCATTATCTCAGAGGCCGACTGTATGAAGCAGATTTCCGAAAGTCGGTATTTCAACCAGCCTATTCTAGACAAAAGTGTAGAGAAGTTTATGACGAAGGAAGTTGAGACAATTCCCCATGATATCTCAATTTTTGACGCCGCAAGCATCTTTGATAAGCACAATAGAAGAAGGCTTCCGGTTATGAAAGACGGTATTTTGGTCGGTCAGATTAGCCGCAAGGACATTGTTATTGCCGCTCTGAAATTAACAGGCCACAATTGGTAA
- a CDS encoding DUF6265 family protein, with the protein MRYFICALFFVVSAAHAQNTTALPEGAASPKATLKDISWMQGHWSGEAFGGITEEIWGPPSGGSMMFSFKLVSDGQVGFYELGHIRELDNTLVYELKHFHGDLKGWEEKDEVQSFKLVKVDGKRVYFEGFTFEKVSNDEINIYAQIGDEDGSAEEVTFNFKKE; encoded by the coding sequence ATGCGCTATTTTATTTGTGCTTTATTTTTTGTTGTATCGGCCGCACATGCCCAAAACACTACGGCACTTCCGGAAGGGGCCGCGTCGCCGAAGGCCACGTTAAAAGATATTTCTTGGATGCAAGGCCATTGGTCGGGCGAAGCCTTTGGGGGTATTACCGAAGAAATATGGGGCCCTCCATCGGGAGGTTCCATGATGTTTTCCTTTAAGCTGGTATCCGACGGCCAAGTTGGTTTTTATGAACTGGGACACATTCGCGAGCTCGACAACACCCTAGTATATGAACTCAAGCATTTTCACGGTGATTTAAAGGGATGGGAAGAGAAAGACGAAGTGCAATCGTTCAAATTGGTAAAAGTAGACGGTAAGCGCGTGTATTTTGAAGGATTTACCTTCGAAAAGGTAAGTAATGACGAAATCAATATTTACGCCCAAATCGGCGACGAAGATGGTTCCGCCGAGGAGGTAACCTTTAACTTTAAAAAAGAATAA
- a CDS encoding pentapeptide repeat-containing protein — translation MDKPFIADQTFKGSDLTKNKLPKGDYENCTFEGCDFSDAYLDNQNFMECEFIDCNLSNANIRHTTFKEVSFSHCKMMGLKFEDCNTFLIGFGFNDCTLNYSSFYGLTLTKQQFVDCKMIQTDFTEALLKNAIFDSCDLENAIFERTDLEKADFRTAINFNIDPEKNNIKKARFSKEGLIGLLNKYDLSIEP, via the coding sequence ATGGATAAACCCTTTATTGCCGACCAAACCTTTAAGGGAAGCGACCTGACCAAAAACAAACTGCCCAAAGGGGATTACGAAAACTGCACTTTTGAAGGTTGCGATTTTTCAGATGCCTACCTCGACAACCAAAATTTTATGGAATGTGAGTTTATCGACTGTAACCTCAGCAATGCCAACATTCGCCATACCACTTTTAAGGAAGTATCCTTCTCCCATTGCAAAATGATGGGACTCAAATTTGAAGATTGCAATACCTTTCTCATCGGTTTTGGTTTTAACGATTGCACGCTCAACTATTCCTCTTTCTACGGACTCACTTTAACAAAGCAACAATTTGTCGACTGTAAAATGATTCAAACGGACTTTACCGAGGCCCTTCTCAAAAATGCCATTTTCGACTCATGCGACCTAGAAAATGCCATTTTCGAACGCACCGACCTGGAAAAGGCCGATTTTAGAACGGCCATCAACTTTAATATAGACCCTGAAAAAAACAATATCAAAAAAGCCCGCTTCTCAAAAGAGGGTCTTATTGGCCTCTTAAACAAATATGACTTATCAATAGAGCCTTAA
- a CDS encoding hypervirulence associated TUDOR domain-containing protein: MIRKGTQVKWKWGSGQAQGKVEDTYSESVTRKIENHEITRNGSADNKALLIKQEEGSDVLKLESEVERID; the protein is encoded by the coding sequence ATGATCAGAAAAGGAACACAGGTAAAGTGGAAATGGGGTTCGGGACAGGCCCAAGGAAAAGTGGAAGACACATATTCGGAATCGGTCACCCGAAAAATCGAAAATCATGAAATTACCCGCAACGGCTCGGCCGACAATAAAGCCCTCTTAATCAAACAGGAAGAGGGCAGTGATGTATTGAAGCTCGAGAGTGAGGTTGAACGCATCGATTGA